The genome window CGCCAGCACGTTACCAACGCGCAGCGGATGGGTGTTAAAATCAATGGCCCCCGCATCAACCTTAGCCGGGCCCAGTTTACGGTTCATGACCAGCAAATTTACTTTGGTTTAACCGCCATCAAGGGGGTTCGCCGGGACTTTATTGCGGATTTGCTGCAGGAACGGGACAGTAACGGTTCTTTCAAGGATATTCGGGACCTCATTCACCGCTTGCCAGACAAGTGGCAAAAAGAGGAGGTGCTTACTCCGCTGATTTATGCGGGGGCCCTCGATGGCCTCGGTTACAACCGGGCGGAAATGATAGAGAGCTTGCCTAACCTCCTATCAGGGATCGAATTACTGGCAACCTTGCCGGGCCTTTCCGGTGATCCAAGCCTCCAGTCTTCAATCAGTCACCGGCAGGAATACCCGCTGACGACCCGGCTGGCAAAAGAAAATGAACTTCTCGGCGTCTACCTGTCCGGGCATCCGGTCAGTCAGTACCGCCAGCTTGCCAGTCGTTTGCGGGCCGGACGGGTAGCTGACCTGCGTCCAAACCAGCGGGTAACCCTGATTCTATTTATTAACCGAGTCAAGGTAATCCACACGAAGAAGGATCACCGCCCGATGGCCTTTATATCCGGCTCGGACGAGAGCGGCCTCCTGGACGTGACCGTGTTTCCACAACAATACCAACAGTTTCAGGAATTGTTAGAGCGGAACCAGATCCTCGTAATTACGGGTAAGACCGAAGAACGGGCGGGGCACGGCCTTCAGGTGGTTGCACAGCAGGTTCAGGATGCTAAGGGTCTCCAGAAGCAGCTGATTCCGACTGCTCGCTGGGTCCTGAGGGTTACCGCGAAAAATGACACGCCGGCACTTCGTCAAGCGCTGCACCGCTTTATGCAGCAGCACCGGGGGCCCGTACCAGTGCTATTGTATTATCCGCATACTGATACGAAGCTGCTGGAACCTAGCAGCCGGTGGATGAATTCCGCTCCCGCCACCCAGCAGGGGCTTGCCGAACTTCTGGGGGCAGATAACGTTGTCCTTCAATCACTGAAAAATTAGAGGGTGATGAGAAATAAAAACAATTTCCTGATGACAGCGTTTTCTTGCGAACTTTTGAACAAAAAATAAAGACACCTATTTTGAAAAGTGCTATTATACAAGTGTGCAAATGAGGGATGCAAATGGCAGACCGCAGTTGATGCATAAATGCAAAAGGAGAGATTCATTTATGAAGAAAACCAAGATTGTAAGTACCCTTGGTCCTGCAAGTACTGATGTCGATACAATCGTTAAGTTGATTCAAGCGGGTGCGAATGTTTTCCGCTTCAACTTCTCACATGGTGACCACCCAGAACACCTGGGCCGGATGCAAAACGTTAAGAAGGCGGAAGAAATCACCGGCAAGCACGTTGGTATCATGCTTGATACTAAGGGTGCTGAAATTCGGACTACTGTTCAAAAGGAAGGTAAGATCGAATACAACATTGGTGATGAAGTACGGATTTCAATGGATGCTTCTATTGAAGGTACTCATGACAAGATTGCTGTTACCTACCCAGGCCTGTACGATGACACCCATGTTGGTGGTCACGTCCTCTTCGATGATGGTCTGATTGACATGCAAATCGAAGAAAAGGATGACGCTAACCGTGAATTGGTCTGCAAGGTCCTGAACCACGGTGTCCTCGGCTCACGGAAGGGTGTTAACGCTCCTGGTGTTTCCATCAACCTGCCAGGTATTACTGAAAAGGACAGCAGCGACATTCGCTTCGGCCTGGACAACAAGATCAACTTTATCTCTGCATCCTTCGTTCGGAAGCCACAGGATGTTCAAGACATTCGTGAACTCCTCAAGGAAAAGAACATGGAAGACGTTCAAATCTTCCCAAAGATCGAATCTCAAGAAGGAATCGACAACTTCGAATCCATCATCGAAGTTTCTGATGGTCTGATGGTTCCTCGTGGTGACATGGGGGTTGAAATTCCAGCTGAAAATGTGCCAATCGTTCAGAAGCACATGATCAAGCGTTGTAACGAACTGGGCAAGCCAGTTATCACCGCTACCCAAATGCTGGACTCCATGCAAGAAAACCCACGGCCAACTCGTGCCGAAGTATCTGACGTTGCTAACGCCGTCTTTGATGGTACTGACGCAACGATGCTTTCTGGTGAAAGTGCCAACGGTGACTACCCAGTAGAATCAGTTGCCATGATGAACGCCATTGACATCAAGGCTGAAAACCACCTCTGGGAATTCGGTACTGAAACCTTCGATTGGGACAAGTCCGACGTTACTGAAACGATTGGTTCTGCTGTTGCCAACGCTGCTAAGGACATGGACATCCACACCATTGTTGCCTACACTGCTTCAGGCTACACTGCTAAGATGATTTCTAAGTACCGTCCAAACGCTGACATCGTTGCCTTGACGCCAAACGAACGGGTAGAACGCGGCCTGATGATTAACTGGGGTGTTCAACCATACGTTGTTGACGAAATGAAGAACACTGATAAGATGTTCGACCTGGCAGCCAAGAAGGCGGTTGAACTTGGCTTTGCTAAGAAGGGCGATAAGATTATCATCGTTGCTGGTGTTCCTTTGGGTGTTCCAGGTGCAACCAACATGATGCGTGTTAAGACGATCGACTAATTAAATTAGCATTGATTGCAAAAAGGGCTAGACGTTTGTCTAGCTTTTTTTAGTAGTGCTGGTCAAACCATTTTCAGCCGTGTAAAATAATAAGAAGGATTTAAAAGGAAGATGGGGTAAAATATGAATTCAGCATTAGGAAAAGTTGTTTCAGCGGTGATGATTGACGAAAATGACCAGGACTACTTTGTTCAGCCGGACCGGAATGGGCAGACTTATCGCTTACCAAAGGCAGAAAGTCCCCAGCAGCTCCATATTGGTGGTCAGGTCCGGGGCTTCGTGTACGAGAACGAAGATCACCAGCTGCAAATGACCTGTCAGCACATTCCCACCGTCCAAGTTGACCACTACGATTACGGGACGGTGGTCAGCGTTCGTCGAGATTTAGGGGTCTTTGTAGACATCGGTTTGCCAAACAAGGATATCGTGGTGTCATTAGATGACCTGCCGGAATTAAAGCACCTCTGGCCCCAACCAGGTGACCGTCTACTGATGGCGCTGCGGGTGGACGATAAGGACCGTATCTGGGGCCAGTTAGCGGATGACCAGATTTACCAAACTATCTCAAATGCCCCGTCAAAAAGAGCAATGAACCGGGACGTGATGGCAACCGTTTACCGCCTGAAGTTGAATGGTACCCACGTGCTTACCGATGACTACCAGCTGGGCTTTATCCACCCCAGTGAGCGTGACCAGGAACCCCGCCTCGGTCAACGGGTCAAAGCCCGGGTGATTGGCTTGTCGTCACACGGCAGCCTGAACCTTTCCTTGAAGCCCCGTGCCTACCAGGCGATTGGGGAGGATGCGGCGATGATTTTAACCATGTTAAAGCATGACTTAAATCAGCGGTTGCCGTATACGGATAAGACCGACCCGCAGGTAATCCGGCAGGTTTTCGGCATCAGCAAGGGCCAGTTTAAGCGGGCCGTGGGACACCTGCTGAAGGCTGGCCTGGTTGAAGAAACAAATGGCCAGCTGCTCCTGCTCAAGAAAGAAGAGTAGTCGGCATGGAGGAACTTGTTGATAAATACCTGGCCTACTTAAAGGGGAGTCAGGGGCGATCGGCTAATACGCTCATGAGCTACCGGCGGGACCTGGACCAAGCGGCAGCTTTCTTACAAGCACAGGGTGTCGGGGAGTGGTCAGCGGTAGATCAATACCAGCTGTTAGCATTAATCGCTGAGCAGAAAAGGCGGGGCCGGTCACCGGCGACTATTAACCGCCAGCTATCCGCTCTGCGCCAGTTTTACCGTTACCTGGTCCGTCACCAGCAGCTGCGGTTTAACCCGATGGAGCTGGTCGATAACCAGCAATTAACCGAGAAGTTGCCGCCGGAGATTCTGACCGAACCGGAAATCAAGCAGCTGCTAGCGGCCCCCGATCAGGCGCACGCTCTCGGAAAGCGTGACCGGGCGCTCCTTGCGGTCTTAGCGACCACTGGAATGCGGGTCAGTGAATTAGTCGACCTGCTGGTCACGGATTTGCACCTTGATATTAAGATGATTCGGCTCGGCAGCGGGGGCCGGCGGGAACGACTAGTACCGATTAGTGACCAGGCAGTTCAGGAGTTAAAACATTACCTATCCGCTGTCCGCCCGTTGCTAGTGGCGGAGGGCGAACAAGCGGTCTTTGTCAATGCCCATGGCCACCAGTTAACGCGCCAGGGTGTCTGGAAGAATCTTCGCACCCTGGTCCGGCAAGCAGGGATTGAAAAAGCCGTGACTCCCCGGACACTGCGCTATTCCTTTGCCGTCCACCTCTTGCGGAGCGGGGCTGATGGCCGGCTGATTCAAGAAATGCTTGGTTATAGCGAGCTACGGGCAATTAAACCCTACTTAAAAATGACAGTTCAGGAATTAAGCGCTGACTACCGCCAGCACCAACCGAAAATTTGAGGAGTGAAGAAGCGTGCTAGTACGGTACCGAAAGGATTATGAAAAAATTGCGATGGGCCTGCTATCCCTGGTCCCCGACCTGCGAAATTATGGCCGGTTTACGGATGAACTGACGGGGGCGTTAACTGCGGGCTACCCCGTTTACCTGTGGAAGGATGCCGAGGATAACCACTTCATTGCAATCGCGATTGTGGAGGAGGGGACCGATTACCTGCTTTTACGGCAGCTTTCGTTTACCCCGAGTGAGCGGTCTGGCAAGAATGTCTTTGCCCTTTTGACCGCTCTCCAGGACCAGTATCCGGGGAAACGGTTAATGGGGACCCTCAAGAACCAGTCGCTAATTACCAATTGGGAGCAGTTTAATGAGCACTAAACCAGTTACGGAACATCCATACCAGCCAACAATTAAAATTGCCGATTTCGAGGGCCCACTGGACTTGCTCCTGCACCTTATTCGGGAAAATAAGATGGATATTTATGATATTCAGATTGCCCGCATTACTAGTCAGTACCTAGATTTTTTGCACCAGCAACAGGCTCACCAGCTGGAGATTGCTGGTGATTATTTCGTGATGGCGGCGACTTTGATGAATATCAAAAGCCAGTTGCTCTTACCCCAACCGAGCGAACCGGATGAAGAGGCTGAGGAGCTGCCGGATCCACGGGAAGAGCTGGTTGAGCAATTACTGGAATACCAGCGGTACAAGAAGGCGGCAGACCAGTTAAAGGATAAAGAAAATTTGCGCCAGCAGGAGTACACCCGTCCCGCCATGCACGTTCCCCGGGAGCTGATTAGTGCCCACGTGGAACCAGGGGTGACGGTCGACCAGCTTCAGGCGGCCTTTGTGGAAGTATTAAAAAAGCACCGGCTAGCTCAGCCGCTGGTTGAAACGGTTGCAACCGAAAAGGTTAGTGTGGCCGAAAGAATGGCTGCGGTGGTCAAGCAGGTGAAGGCCGGGCCGGTCCAGTTTACCGCCCTGTTTGCTGGTGATCGCAGTCGTGACCAGTTAGTGACGACTTTTATTGCGGTCTTGGAATTAAGCAAGGACCAACGGATTGCGGTGCAGCAGGCGGAACTGTTTGGCCCGATTATTTTAGTGAAGGGAACGCGAATTGATGACGAAGATACAAGCAAGTAACCTGGCCCAAGTGGAGGGCCTGTTATTTATTAGTGGGGATGAGGGTATCACCCTGGGCAATCTTGCTAAAATTACTGGTTTTATGAAGCCGGCCCTGCGTGAAATGCTGGCTGCTCTCCAAGCCAAGTACGCGCAGGATCAGGACTCGGCACTGATTCTCCTTCAAAGTGCCGATACCTACCGCCTGGCGACCAAACAAGCCTTGGCTCCGGTGATCAAGCACTTTTTTGAGGTGCCATTGACGGTGCCGCTTACTACTGCCCTGCTGGAGACCCTCGCTATCATTGCCTACCGCCAGCCGATTACGCGGTTAGAAATCGATAGCATCCGCGGGGTGCAAAGCTCGGGAGGAATTCAGAAGTTGATGGTACGGGGGCTGATTGACACGAAGGGCCGGTTAGATGCCCCTGGGCGGCCGTTTTTGTACATCACGACCGATAACTTCTTGAACTATTTTGGCCTGACCACGCTCGATGAATTACCGGCACTGCCAAAACAGGCGGATGCTGATGACGGTGCGCTGAGCGGGGACTTGTTCCTGACGGCGTTGCAGTCACGGGAACGGCATGAGGAGGATGAGTAATGGAACGTTTACAAAAAGTGATGGCGGAGGCCGGCGTGGCGTCCCGGCGGGCGTCGGAAAAGTTGATTGCGACCGGACACGTCCAAGTTAATGGACAGACGGTTACCACCTTAGGAACGAAGGTCACCGCTAAGGATAAAATTGAAGTTGACGGGGTCCCGCTTCACCGGGAAAAGCAGGTTTACTATCTGCTGAACAAACCGCGGGGCGTGATTTCGAGTGCGCATGACGAAAAGGGCCGCCGGACGGTTGTTGATATCCTCCGGGAGGACGAAATTGAAGAGCGGATCTATCCCGTTGGCCGTCTGGACTATGACACGACCGGTCTCTTGCTGCTGACTAATGACGGTGCTTTAGCAAACAAGATGATGCACCCTAAGTTCGCGGTTGATAAGACCTACGTCGCTAAGGTCAAGGGACTTATCAGTAATGATGACTTGAAGCAATTGCGGACGGGGGTCAAAGTTGATGGCCGGCGAACGAAGCCGGCCAAGACCCGGCTGAAGGGCACCGACCGGGAAAAGAAAACGAGTATCGTGCAGCTAACAATCCATGAGGGGCACTACCACCAGGTCAAACGGATGCTGGCGGCAGTCGGTCACCCGGTGATTAAACTTCACCGTGAGAGTTACGGCTTCCTGAACCTCCAGGGAGTTCAGCCGGGGGACTATCGGGAATTGCGCCCTGAAGAAGTCAAACGGTTGAACCGCTTGTAGGCTATAGGCAGGACAGGGACCCCAGCAGGCGAGAGACAGGGAACTGGTTCTTCTCTAGTTTTAAAGGCGGAGTAAGGATGGTAAAACGGATGAAAAAGGCGAATATCCGCGAAGCAAGGCGTGGTTGCTAGAAGCCATCAGCGTTGACACGGCGCGGAAATCTCGCTACAATGAAAACGTACAATATGAACTGATTCGTCTTCAAGGCAGGGTGCAATTCCCGACCGGCGGTTACAGCCCGCAACCCGTGTGAACGGTTGAATCTGGTGTAAGTCCAGTGCCGACAGTAAAGTCTGGTATAGAGAAGATTTCTATAAAGTAATGCGTTGTTGACTGTAAGCAGTTAACAGCGCCTTTTCTTTGTGGAAGGGCCAACGAAGGCAATCTCAATGGAGGTTGTTGATTTATGACAGTATCACATCAGCGTATTCAACGGATGGTTGGCATCGCTTGTTTGGGTGCCTTAGCGTTTATCCTAATGATGTTTGAGTTTCCCATCATTCCGGTTGCTTCATACCTTAAAATCGATTTTTCCGATATCCCGGTGTTACTGGGCGGTTACCTCTACGGACCGTTAGCGGGGGTCGTGGTGGCCTTCATCAAGTGTTTTCTGCACGCGATGGTCAATGGTTTCGCAATCGGTGACCTGATTGGGGTTGGCAGTGACTTCATTTCGTCATTAGCGTTGTTATTCCCGTTTTACTATGTCTGGCGGCACCAGGAATGGTCCTTTAAGCGGCAGGCGCTAACGGCCATTCCGCTGGCAACGCTGGTGCTGACCGTAGTGATGTCTCTACTGAACCTTTGGGTGATTACACCGCTCTACATGGCGGTTTGGCACTGGCAGTCTTCACTGCCGGTAGCCCAGCTAGTGGCCCTGGGGGTGTTGCCGTTTAACATTGTCAAGGGCTTGCTGCTGTCGATCGTCTTTATCTTAATCGTTGCTCATCTACGGCAGTGGCTGCAGCGCCACCGGATGGAATAATTACTGACAGGATAGCAAGACTTCACTTGCA of Limosilactobacillus oris contains these proteins:
- a CDS encoding segregation and condensation protein A; protein product: MSTKPVTEHPYQPTIKIADFEGPLDLLLHLIRENKMDIYDIQIARITSQYLDFLHQQQAHQLEIAGDYFVMAATLMNIKSQLLLPQPSEPDEEAEELPDPREELVEQLLEYQRYKKAADQLKDKENLRQQEYTRPAMHVPRELISAHVEPGVTVDQLQAAFVEVLKKHRLAQPLVETVATEKVSVAERMAAVVKQVKAGPVQFTALFAGDRSRDQLVTTFIAVLELSKDQRIAVQQAELFGPIILVKGTRIDDEDTSK
- the pyk gene encoding pyruvate kinase produces the protein MKKTKIVSTLGPASTDVDTIVKLIQAGANVFRFNFSHGDHPEHLGRMQNVKKAEEITGKHVGIMLDTKGAEIRTTVQKEGKIEYNIGDEVRISMDASIEGTHDKIAVTYPGLYDDTHVGGHVLFDDGLIDMQIEEKDDANRELVCKVLNHGVLGSRKGVNAPGVSINLPGITEKDSSDIRFGLDNKINFISASFVRKPQDVQDIRELLKEKNMEDVQIFPKIESQEGIDNFESIIEVSDGLMVPRGDMGVEIPAENVPIVQKHMIKRCNELGKPVITATQMLDSMQENPRPTRAEVSDVANAVFDGTDATMLSGESANGDYPVESVAMMNAIDIKAENHLWEFGTETFDWDKSDVTETIGSAVANAAKDMDIHTIVAYTASGYTAKMISKYRPNADIVALTPNERVERGLMINWGVQPYVVDEMKNTDKMFDLAAKKAVELGFAKKGDKIIIVAGVPLGVPGATNMMRVKTID
- a CDS encoding tyrosine-type recombinase/integrase produces the protein MEELVDKYLAYLKGSQGRSANTLMSYRRDLDQAAAFLQAQGVGEWSAVDQYQLLALIAEQKRRGRSPATINRQLSALRQFYRYLVRHQQLRFNPMELVDNQQLTEKLPPEILTEPEIKQLLAAPDQAHALGKRDRALLAVLATTGMRVSELVDLLVTDLHLDIKMIRLGSGGRRERLVPISDQAVQELKHYLSAVRPLLVAEGEQAVFVNAHGHQLTRQGVWKNLRTLVRQAGIEKAVTPRTLRYSFAVHLLRSGADGRLIQEMLGYSELRAIKPYLKMTVQELSADYRQHQPKI
- a CDS encoding ECF transporter S component is translated as MTVSHQRIQRMVGIACLGALAFILMMFEFPIIPVASYLKIDFSDIPVLLGGYLYGPLAGVVVAFIKCFLHAMVNGFAIGDLIGVGSDFISSLALLFPFYYVWRHQEWSFKRQALTAIPLATLVLTVVMSLLNLWVITPLYMAVWHWQSSLPVAQLVALGVLPFNIVKGLLLSIVFILIVAHLRQWLQRHRME
- a CDS encoding pseudouridine synthase, translating into MERLQKVMAEAGVASRRASEKLIATGHVQVNGQTVTTLGTKVTAKDKIEVDGVPLHREKQVYYLLNKPRGVISSAHDEKGRRTVVDILREDEIEERIYPVGRLDYDTTGLLLLTNDGALANKMMHPKFAVDKTYVAKVKGLISNDDLKQLRTGVKVDGRRTKPAKTRLKGTDREKKTSIVQLTIHEGHYHQVKRMLAAVGHPVIKLHRESYGFLNLQGVQPGDYRELRPEEVKRLNRL
- the scpB gene encoding SMC-Scp complex subunit ScpB, giving the protein MTKIQASNLAQVEGLLFISGDEGITLGNLAKITGFMKPALREMLAALQAKYAQDQDSALILLQSADTYRLATKQALAPVIKHFFEVPLTVPLTTALLETLAIIAYRQPITRLEIDSIRGVQSSGGIQKLMVRGLIDTKGRLDAPGRPFLYITTDNFLNYFGLTTLDELPALPKQADADDGALSGDLFLTALQSRERHEEDE
- a CDS encoding S1 RNA-binding domain-containing protein → MNSALGKVVSAVMIDENDQDYFVQPDRNGQTYRLPKAESPQQLHIGGQVRGFVYENEDHQLQMTCQHIPTVQVDHYDYGTVVSVRRDLGVFVDIGLPNKDIVVSLDDLPELKHLWPQPGDRLLMALRVDDKDRIWGQLADDQIYQTISNAPSKRAMNRDVMATVYRLKLNGTHVLTDDYQLGFIHPSERDQEPRLGQRVKARVIGLSSHGSLNLSLKPRAYQAIGEDAAMILTMLKHDLNQRLPYTDKTDPQVIRQVFGISKGQFKRAVGHLLKAGLVEETNGQLLLLKKEE